The following are encoded in a window of Oncorhynchus mykiss isolate Arlee chromosome Y, USDA_OmykA_1.1, whole genome shotgun sequence genomic DNA:
- the ttll11 gene encoding tubulin polyglutamylase TTLL11 isoform X2 codes for MIEMLRKINLTRAVRTMQELFPEEYNFYPRSWILPEEYQLFSTQISLAKDGDVSQKPTFIIKPDGGSQGDGIYLIRDPGDLRVIAGSHTKQSVVQEYIHKPLLIDKLKFDIRLYVLVKSLEPLEIYIAKEGLSRFCTEPYQEPSQKNLSHVFMHLTNYSLNVQSGNFVHSDSLSSGSKRTFSSVLYRLASKGVDIKKVWSDIISLVIKTIIALVPELKVYYQADIPPGKPGPTCFQILGFDILLMKNLKPVLLEVNANPSMRIEHEQEVSPGVFEYVPSPVDEEVKVGVIRDTLRLMDPAQKKSLTSYPEHQQEELLGSPVRGAGEEGRVLPSMCLKQVFPKYTKQFSYLRTVERITALFLRFLGVKGNMRLGPTGFRTFIRNCKLSNSHFSMATVDILYIDVTRRWASMLPGSREAGMGLQAFVEAFFYLAQRRFKSLPLREQVVSLLEVCEAQLENQGRGDPGGALPEDSTSSTRRSVSCGRTQPGRTVHPHHMSTSTPGQALSAPQLCSPSTPRRASSQDYRLHQRLRPTHKGNVEN; via the exons ATCAGTCTGGCCAAGGACGGTGACGTGTCCCAGAAGCCCACCTTCATCATCAAGCCGGACGGAGGGTCCCAGGGGGATGGCATCTACCTCATCCGTGACCCCGGCGACCTCAGGGTCATAGCGGGGTCACATACCAAGCAGTCCGTGGTCCAGGAGTACATCCACAAGCCCCTGCTCATCGACAAGCTCAAGTTTGACATCCGTCTCTACGTGCTGGTCAAGTCCCTGGAGCCGCTGGAGATCTATATCGCGAAAGAGGGTCTGTCGCGTTTCTGCACCGAGCCATACCAG GAGCCCAGTCAGAAGAACCTGAGCCACGTGTTCATGCACCTGACCAACTACTCTCTCAATGTCCAGAGTGGGAACTTTGTCCACTCCGACAGCCTATCGTCGGGCAGCAAGCGCACCTTCTCCAGCGTGCTCTACCGCCTGGCCTCTAAAGGAGTGGACATTAAGAAGGTGTGGTCAGACATCATCTCTCTGGTCATCAAGACGATCATCGCCCTGGTTCCTGAGCTCAAGGTTTACTACCAGGCCGACATACCGCCCGGCAAACCAGGACCCACTTGTTTCCAG atcttGGGATTTGACATCCTCCTGATGAAGAACCTAAAGCCAGTTTTACTGGAGGTCAACGCCAACCCCAGTATGAGAATAGAACACGAGCAGGAA GTGTCCCCGGGGGTGTTTGAGTACGTCCCCAGCCCAGTAGATGAGGAGGTGAAGGTGGGAGTCATTAGGGACACACTTCGTCTCATGGACCCTGCTCAGAAGAAATCACTAAC gtcCTACCCAGAGCACCAGCAGGAGGAGCTGTTGGGGTCACCAGTGAGGGGGGCTGGGGAGGAGGGGCGTGTCCTGCCCTCTATGTGTCTGAAGCAGGTGTTCCCTAAGTACACTAAGCAGTTCAGCTACCTGCGGACCGTGGAGCGCATCACTGCCCTCTTCCTGCGCTTCCTGGGCGTCAAGGGCAACATGCGCCTGGGGCCCACTGGCTTCAGAACTTTCATCAG gaaCTGTAAACTGAGCAACAGTCACTTCTCCATGGCGACTGTGGATATCCTCTACATCGACGTCACACGACGCTGGGCCAGCATGCTGCCTGGCTCCAGAGAAGCGG GGATGGGTCTGCAGGCATTCGTAGAGGCCTTCTTCTACCTGGCCCAGCGCCGGTTCAAGTCCCTCCCCCTGAGGGAGCAGGTGGTGTCCCTGCTGGAGGTGTGTGAGGCTCAGCTGGAGAACCAGGGAAGAGGGGATCCTGGAGGAGCTCTACCCGAGGACAGCACCTCCTCCACCAGGCGCTCTGTAAGCTGCGGCAGGACCCAGCCAGGCAGGACTGTACACCCCCACCATATGTCAACCTCCACCCCAGGCCAGGCTCTGTCGGCCCCCCAGCTCTGCTCCCCGTCCACCCCGCGCAGGGCCTCGTCCCAAGACTACAGGCTGCATCAGAGACTACGTCCCACACACAAGGGCAATGTAGAGAACTGA